In Massilistercora timonensis, the following are encoded in one genomic region:
- a CDS encoding ribonuclease J, whose protein sequence is MKKENNGKLRIIPLGGLEKIGMNITAFEYEDSIVVVDCGLAFPEDDMLGIDLVIPDITYLKENIRKVKGFVITHGHEDHIGALSYVLREMNLPIYATKLTMGIIERKLGEHNLLRSTRRKVVRHGQSINLGQFRIEFIKTNHSIQDAAALAIYSPAGIVVHTGDFKVDYTPVFGDAIDLQRFAEIGKKGVLALMSDSTNAERKGFTQSERTVGITFDHIFAEHQNTRIIIATFASNVDRVQQIINSACKYDRKVVVEGRSMVNIIQVAQELGYLNVPDKTLVEIDQLKNYPPEKTVLITTGSQGESMAALSRMAADVHKKVTIMPGDTVIFSSNPIPGNEKSVSKVINELSAKGANVIFQDAHVSGHACQEELKLIYSLVKPKYAIPVHGEYRHLKANAGIARSLGIPKDNIFILQSGDVLEVSSEEAKVVDKVHTGEILVDGLGVGDVGNIVLRDRQHLAEDGILIVVLTLEKRSNQLLAGPDIVSRGFVYVRESEGLMEEARHVVTEAVEKCLSHQRNADWSKIKLVIRDTMNEFIWKRTKRRPMILPIIMDV, encoded by the coding sequence TTGAAAAAAGAAAACAATGGAAAACTGCGTATCATTCCGCTGGGAGGACTGGAGAAGATCGGAATGAACATTACTGCCTTTGAGTATGAAGACAGTATTGTTGTTGTGGACTGCGGTCTGGCCTTCCCGGAGGACGATATGCTGGGGATTGACCTGGTAATTCCGGACATTACGTATCTGAAGGAAAATATCCGGAAGGTGAAGGGATTTGTCATCACCCATGGACATGAGGACCATATCGGCGCTCTGTCCTATGTGCTGCGGGAGATGAATCTTCCTATTTACGCGACCAAGCTTACCATGGGGATCATTGAGAGAAAGCTGGGAGAGCACAATCTTCTGCGCAGCACCAGAAGGAAGGTGGTCCGCCACGGACAGTCCATCAACCTGGGACAGTTCAGGATCGAGTTTATCAAGACCAACCACAGTATCCAGGACGCGGCGGCGCTGGCCATCTATTCTCCGGCTGGGATCGTGGTCCACACCGGGGACTTCAAGGTGGATTACACCCCTGTATTCGGGGACGCCATTGATCTGCAGCGGTTCGCGGAGATTGGAAAGAAAGGCGTGCTGGCGCTGATGAGCGACAGTACCAACGCGGAGCGCAAAGGATTTACCCAGTCGGAGCGTACGGTGGGGATCACTTTTGACCACATTTTCGCGGAACATCAGAATACCCGGATCATTATCGCTACCTTCGCGTCCAATGTGGACCGGGTGCAGCAGATCATCAACTCCGCCTGCAAATACGACCGGAAGGTTGTGGTGGAAGGCCGGAGCATGGTCAATATCATCCAGGTAGCCCAGGAACTGGGATACTTAAACGTACCGGATAAAACGCTGGTAGAGATCGACCAGCTGAAGAATTATCCGCCGGAGAAGACAGTGCTGATCACCACCGGAAGTCAGGGCGAGTCCATGGCGGCTCTGTCCCGGATGGCGGCGGACGTACACAAGAAAGTAACTATTATGCCTGGAGACACCGTCATTTTCAGTTCCAACCCGATTCCTGGAAATGAGAAATCCGTCTCCAAGGTGATCAACGAGTTGTCCGCCAAGGGAGCCAACGTGATCTTCCAGGACGCCCACGTATCCGGGCATGCCTGTCAGGAAGAACTGAAGCTTATCTACTCCCTGGTGAAGCCCAAATACGCCATCCCCGTGCACGGGGAATACCGGCACCTGAAGGCAAACGCCGGGATCGCCAGATCTCTGGGGATCCCCAAGGACAATATCTTCATCCTTCAGTCCGGCGACGTGCTGGAGGTAAGCAGTGAGGAGGCAAAGGTGGTGGACAAGGTCCACACCGGAGAGATCCTGGTAGACGGCCTGGGCGTAGGCGATGTCGGAAACATCGTTCTCCGCGACCGGCAGCACCTGGCAGAAGACGGGATCCTCATCGTGGTGCTGACTCTGGAGAAGCGGAGCAATCAGCTGCTGGCAGGGCCGGACATCGTATCCCGCGGATTCGTCTATGTGCGGGAGTCTGAAGGGCTGATGGAAGAAGCCCGGCATGTGGTGACAGAAGCAGTGGAGAAATGCTTAAGCCACCAGAGGAATGCGGACTGGAGCAAGATCAAGCTGGTGATCCGCGATACCATGAACGAATTCATCTGGAAACGGACGAAACGGCGTCCAATGATCCTTCCGATCATCATGGACGTTTAA
- a CDS encoding O-methyltransferase → MIVDERFSTYVASLEAPEEPLLERIEAEALAARVPIIRKETQSFLKTLLVMHKPRKVLEIGTAVGFSALLMSAYLPEGGHITTIENYEKRIPIARENFRQAGKEGEISLIQGDALAVMKELTEAYDFIFMDAAKGQYIYYLPEAVRLLAPGGVLVSDNVLQGGDVLESRFAVERRDRTIHSRMREYLYELKHHDQLQTSILPLGDGVALSVRKK, encoded by the coding sequence ATGATCGTTGACGAGAGATTTTCCACTTATGTGGCCTCCCTGGAGGCGCCGGAAGAACCGCTTCTGGAGCGGATCGAGGCGGAGGCGCTGGCGGCGCGGGTGCCGATCATCCGCAAGGAGACTCAGAGCTTCCTGAAAACGCTCCTTGTGATGCATAAGCCCCGCAAGGTCCTGGAGATCGGGACGGCGGTGGGGTTTTCTGCGCTTCTGATGAGCGCCTATCTGCCGGAGGGCGGGCACATCACTACCATTGAGAACTATGAGAAGCGGATCCCCATTGCCAGGGAGAATTTCCGGCAGGCGGGGAAGGAAGGGGAGATCTCTCTTATCCAGGGGGACGCCCTTGCGGTGATGAAGGAGCTTACGGAAGCTTATGATTTTATCTTCATGGACGCGGCCAAGGGCCAGTATATCTATTATCTGCCGGAGGCGGTACGCCTTCTGGCCCCGGGCGGAGTGCTGGTCTCGGACAACGTGCTCCAGGGCGGGGACGTTCTGGAATCCCGGTTCGCGGTGGAGCGCAGGGATCGGACCATCCACAGCCGGATGCGGGAGTATCTTTATGAACTGAAGCATCACGATCAGCTGCAGACATCCATCCTGCCTCTGGGAGACGGGGTGGCGTTAAGCGTAAGAAAGAAATAG
- a CDS encoding U32 family peptidase, producing the protein MRERCPELLIPASSLEVLKTAVIFGADAVYIGGEVFGLRAKAKNFSMEEMKEGISFAHEHGARVHVTVNILAHNRDLPGVEEYLKELKELKPDALIIADPAIFELAKEICPEIERHISTQANNTNYGTYRFWWKQGARRVVSARELSLAEIREIREKIPEEMEIESFIHGAMCISYSGRCLLSNYFTGRDANQGACTHPCRWKYAVVEETRPGEYMPVYENERGTFLFNSKDLCMIEHIPEMIEAGIDSFKIEGRMKTALYVATVARTYRKAIDDYLESPEKYQANMEWYRQQIGSCTHREFTTGFYFGKPGEESQIYDASTYVKEYTYLGMIQEERDGLYQIQQKNKFSVGETIEIMKPDGRNVTTTVKRIVNEAGEDQESAPHARQILYVGLDKEARPYDLLRRAE; encoded by the coding sequence ATGAGAGAGAGATGCCCGGAGCTTTTGATCCCGGCCAGCAGCCTGGAGGTTCTGAAGACGGCAGTTATATTCGGCGCGGATGCAGTTTATATCGGCGGCGAGGTGTTCGGCCTGCGGGCAAAAGCGAAGAATTTTTCCATGGAAGAGATGAAGGAGGGGATCTCCTTTGCCCATGAACACGGGGCCCGGGTCCATGTGACGGTGAATATCCTGGCTCACAACCGGGATCTTCCGGGGGTGGAAGAATATCTGAAAGAACTGAAGGAACTAAAACCGGATGCGCTGATCATCGCGGATCCGGCCATTTTTGAACTGGCAAAGGAGATCTGTCCTGAGATCGAGCGGCATATCAGCACCCAGGCCAACAACACCAATTACGGGACTTACCGGTTCTGGTGGAAACAGGGAGCCCGGCGGGTGGTGTCCGCCCGGGAGCTGTCCCTTGCGGAGATCCGGGAGATCCGTGAGAAGATCCCGGAGGAGATGGAGATCGAGAGCTTCATCCACGGGGCTATGTGCATTTCTTATTCCGGGCGTTGCCTTCTGAGCAATTATTTTACCGGTCGGGACGCCAACCAGGGGGCCTGCACTCATCCCTGCCGCTGGAAATATGCGGTGGTGGAGGAGACCCGGCCCGGGGAGTACATGCCGGTCTACGAGAATGAGCGGGGAACCTTCCTCTTTAACTCCAAGGATCTGTGCATGATCGAGCATATTCCGGAGATGATCGAAGCCGGGATCGACAGCTTCAAGATCGAGGGACGGATGAAGACGGCCCTCTATGTGGCTACCGTGGCCCGGACCTACCGGAAGGCTATCGACGATTATCTGGAAAGCCCTGAGAAATATCAGGCCAATATGGAATGGTACCGGCAGCAGATCGGAAGCTGCACCCACCGGGAGTTCACCACTGGATTTTATTTTGGAAAGCCGGGAGAGGAAAGCCAGATCTACGATGCCAGCACTTATGTAAAGGAGTACACCTATCTGGGAATGATCCAAGAAGAGCGGGACGGCCTCTATCAGATCCAGCAGAAAAATAAATTCTCAGTGGGGGAAACTATTGAGATCATGAAGCCGGACGGGAGAAATGTGACCACTACGGTGAAGCGGATCGTGAATGAAGCAGGGGAAGATCAGGAAAGCGCTCCCCATGCCCGGCAGATCCTATACGTGGGGCTTGATAAAGAGGCCAGGCCCTACGATCTTCTGAGAAGAGCAGAGTAG
- the sigK gene encoding RNA polymerase sporulation sigma factor SigK, translated as MKSFPQPLTAAEERYYLQRYTEGDLEAKHILIERNLRLVAHIVKKYQSCEEEMEDLLSIGTIGLIKGVVTFNPDKCVRLGTYAARCIENEILMHLRAKKKSSREVSLYEPIGTDREGNEIQLFDIIETEDDAHRKVALKDDVKTLYTRVESELSPRERLVLKMRYGLYHEEEYTQREIAGILGISRSYVSRIEKSAIEKLREFF; from the coding sequence TTGAAATCATTTCCCCAACCCCTCACTGCCGCAGAAGAGCGATATTATTTGCAACGATATACGGAGGGTGATCTGGAAGCAAAGCACATCCTGATCGAGCGGAATCTGCGCCTCGTCGCCCATATCGTGAAGAAGTATCAGTCCTGCGAGGAAGAGATGGAGGATCTTTTGTCCATCGGCACCATCGGCCTGATCAAAGGGGTCGTCACCTTCAATCCTGATAAATGCGTACGTCTGGGGACTTACGCGGCCCGCTGTATTGAAAATGAGATCCTCATGCATCTGCGGGCCAAGAAGAAATCTTCCCGGGAGGTTTCCCTCTATGAACCCATCGGAACGGACCGGGAGGGGAATGAGATCCAGCTCTTCGACATTATCGAGACAGAGGACGACGCCCACCGGAAGGTGGCGCTCAAAGACGATGTGAAAACGCTCTATACCAGGGTGGAGTCAGAACTCTCCCCCCGGGAGCGGCTGGTGCTGAAGATGCGTTACGGGCTCTATCATGAAGAAGAATATACCCAGCGGGAGATTGCCGGGATCCTGGGCATCTCTCGTTCTTACGTTTCCAGGATCGAGAAAAGCGCCATTGAAAAACTGAGGGAATTTTTCTAA
- a CDS encoding DUF5107 domain-containing protein, with the protein MKPELRFETKTMRTGEFGEPASVPDLGGKGVLQNHLEFSLEEDDEIYEGFGRRANSYPYPQIQTYRREIREREMKTAVLENDFLRAVFLPELGGRLWELTDKETGRNLLYTNDVIRFSNLAICNAWFSGGVEWNVSLIGHTPFTTRSLYTARLTMGEGIPVLRMYEYERVRGIEYQMDFWLEETGKTLNCRMRIVNSGDEVIPMYWWSNMAVPEYPGGRLIVPAREAYSSNYQRVYKTRIPEVEGVDVTRYGNIPSQVDYFFNIPEESPRYIANIGEDGYGLLQYSTRRLRGRKLFSWGKKRGGHRWQEFLTEEAGPYVEIQAGLGKTQYGCIPMPPHSAWEWLERYGKVQINSEEQALSFEELRDRFTEQMAERIREEGLEETLAATKRMAKTRGELVYEGCGYGAVAEAEREARGGRPLSEHLEYHLTSPHQESWVRFLKTGQMDAPSPDGKSGGFMYGEVFRDRLTEAVEGAGKENWYLHYQLGLLLLEAGENQKAEQEFLTSWNLEETAWACHALASLCLLEDRNSEAADWMIRGIRMRPEDLSYVKEGMRILLAVKGYAGILELYPALPEEIRQESRVTFDYYAALGGAGRWQEVYDFLRTHREFLLEDLRECEDNLAQLWEMACQELKDQKTEPVPEHWDFSSL; encoded by the coding sequence ATGAAACCGGAGTTGAGATTCGAGACAAAAACTATGCGGACAGGGGAATTTGGCGAACCTGCCAGCGTCCCGGACCTGGGGGGAAAAGGAGTGCTCCAGAACCATCTGGAATTTTCCCTGGAGGAAGACGATGAGATCTATGAGGGATTCGGCAGAAGGGCCAATTCTTATCCTTATCCTCAGATCCAGACTTACAGGCGGGAAATAAGAGAGCGGGAGATGAAGACGGCAGTACTGGAAAATGACTTCCTGAGAGCCGTTTTTCTTCCGGAGCTGGGCGGCCGCCTGTGGGAACTTACAGATAAGGAGACCGGGCGGAATCTTCTGTATACCAATGATGTGATCCGTTTCAGCAACCTGGCCATATGCAATGCCTGGTTCAGCGGAGGCGTGGAGTGGAATGTGAGCCTGATCGGCCACACGCCGTTTACCACCCGGTCGCTTTATACGGCAAGGCTTACCATGGGAGAGGGGATCCCGGTGCTTCGGATGTATGAATATGAGCGGGTCCGGGGGATCGAGTATCAGATGGATTTCTGGCTTGAGGAAACAGGAAAGACGCTGAACTGCCGGATGCGGATCGTCAACTCGGGGGATGAGGTGATCCCCATGTACTGGTGGAGCAATATGGCAGTGCCGGAGTATCCGGGAGGACGGCTCATCGTCCCTGCCCGGGAGGCCTACAGCAGCAATTACCAGCGGGTATACAAGACCCGGATTCCGGAAGTGGAAGGGGTGGATGTGACCCGGTACGGGAACATCCCCTCCCAGGTGGATTATTTCTTCAATATTCCGGAGGAGAGCCCCAGGTATATCGCTAATATCGGGGAAGACGGATACGGACTGCTCCAGTATTCCACCAGACGGCTGCGGGGAAGAAAGCTGTTCTCCTGGGGGAAGAAACGGGGAGGTCACCGGTGGCAGGAATTCCTGACGGAAGAGGCCGGCCCTTATGTGGAGATCCAGGCGGGGCTTGGGAAGACCCAGTACGGGTGCATCCCCATGCCGCCCCACAGCGCCTGGGAATGGCTGGAGCGATACGGCAAAGTCCAGATCAATTCAGAAGAACAGGCTCTTTCCTTCGAGGAACTAAGGGATCGGTTTACAGAGCAGATGGCAGAGAGGATCCGGGAAGAAGGTCTGGAGGAGACCCTGGCAGCTACAAAAAGGATGGCAAAGACCAGGGGAGAGCTGGTCTATGAGGGTTGCGGATACGGCGCGGTGGCAGAGGCAGAGCGGGAAGCCCGGGGAGGAAGGCCTTTGTCGGAACATCTGGAATATCACCTGACCAGCCCTCACCAGGAATCCTGGGTTCGGTTTCTTAAGACCGGGCAGATGGACGCACCCTCCCCGGACGGGAAGTCGGGAGGATTCATGTACGGGGAAGTCTTCCGGGACAGGCTTACGGAAGCGGTAGAAGGCGCCGGAAAGGAGAACTGGTACCTCCACTATCAATTGGGGCTTCTTCTTCTGGAGGCCGGAGAGAACCAGAAGGCTGAGCAGGAATTCCTGACCTCCTGGAACCTGGAAGAGACGGCCTGGGCCTGCCATGCGCTGGCGTCCCTCTGTCTTCTGGAGGATCGGAACAGCGAGGCGGCGGACTGGATGATCCGGGGGATCCGGATGCGCCCGGAGGATCTGTCCTATGTGAAGGAGGGGATGCGGATCCTGCTGGCGGTGAAAGGCTATGCCGGGATCCTGGAACTGTATCCCGCCCTTCCGGAGGAGATCCGGCAGGAGAGCCGGGTGACCTTCGATTACTATGCGGCCCTGGGAGGGGCCGGCAGATGGCAGGAAGTCTATGATTTCCTGAGAACCCACCGGGAATTCCTTCTGGAGGACCTGCGGGAGTGCGAGGACAATCTGGCCCAGCTTTGGGAGATGGCCTGCCAGGAATTAAAAGACCAAAAGACAGAGCCCGTGCCGGAGCACTGGGATTTCTCATCTCTGTAA
- a CDS encoding YifB family Mg chelatase-like AAA ATPase, with amino-acid sequence MAFCTILSAALQGLTVEPVQVEADVSSGLPIFHMVGYLSSEVKEAAARVRTALRNSGTQLPPKRIVVNLAPATLRKRGASFDLPIALAVMGALDLYDPAKLTGTLVIGELSLDGRVREVPGILPIVLEARRMGCHTCILPKGNAAEGRLAEGICILGVETLAEAGNYLRGECRIHPEKKRKLPSSRDLQEGLDYRDVRGQEHIRRAAEVAVAGGHNLLLIGPPGSGKTMIARRLPTILPPPDLEESMEITKIYSVLGLVDKERPLITGRPFRSVHHTVTRSALAGGGAVPMPGEVSLAHGGVLFLDELAEFPRNVLEALRQPLEDHRIRITRSQGNYVFPADFILAAAMNPCPCGNYPDLEKCTCTPAQIRQYLGRVSQPLLDRIDLCAETVRLSYEALRDKGPGESSGKIRERVCAAREIQKRRYRGSRRRTNAGLAAGELELYCALGPSEEHLLEEAFHRLDLTARTCHKILRVARTIADLEGEEKIRAPHLMEAIGYRTAGYKYRGGDIR; translated from the coding sequence ATGGCATTTTGTACCATTTTGTCCGCCGCCCTGCAGGGACTTACAGTGGAACCGGTGCAGGTGGAGGCGGATGTGAGCAGCGGGCTGCCCATCTTCCATATGGTGGGCTACCTGTCGTCGGAGGTGAAGGAGGCGGCGGCCAGGGTGCGGACGGCCCTCAGGAATTCCGGGACCCAGCTTCCGCCCAAAAGGATCGTGGTCAATCTGGCCCCGGCAACCCTTCGCAAGCGAGGGGCTTCCTTCGACCTTCCCATCGCCCTGGCGGTGATGGGAGCCCTGGATCTCTATGACCCGGCTAAACTTACAGGGACCCTGGTGATCGGGGAGTTAAGCCTGGACGGAAGAGTCCGTGAGGTGCCGGGGATCCTTCCCATTGTGCTGGAGGCACGCCGGATGGGGTGCCACACCTGTATCCTTCCCAAAGGAAACGCAGCGGAGGGAAGACTGGCGGAGGGGATCTGCATTCTGGGAGTGGAGACGCTGGCGGAAGCAGGAAATTATCTGCGGGGAGAATGCAGGATCCATCCGGAGAAGAAACGAAAACTGCCTTCTTCCCGGGACCTGCAGGAGGGCCTGGACTACCGGGATGTCCGGGGGCAGGAGCATATCCGCCGGGCCGCGGAAGTGGCGGTGGCGGGAGGGCACAACCTGCTGCTCATCGGACCGCCGGGGAGCGGCAAGACCATGATCGCCAGACGTCTGCCTACCATCCTGCCGCCCCCGGACCTGGAGGAGAGCATGGAGATCACCAAGATCTACAGTGTGTTGGGGCTGGTGGACAAGGAACGTCCGCTGATCACCGGGCGGCCGTTCCGCAGTGTCCACCATACCGTTACAAGAAGCGCCCTGGCAGGTGGAGGCGCGGTCCCCATGCCGGGGGAGGTGAGTCTGGCCCATGGCGGGGTGCTCTTCCTGGACGAGCTGGCGGAATTCCCGAGAAATGTGCTGGAGGCACTGCGCCAGCCTCTGGAGGATCACAGGATCCGGATCACCAGAAGCCAGGGAAATTACGTGTTCCCTGCGGATTTCATCCTGGCGGCGGCCATGAACCCCTGCCCCTGCGGGAATTATCCGGATCTGGAGAAATGTACCTGCACCCCCGCCCAGATCCGGCAGTACTTGGGGCGGGTGAGTCAGCCTCTCCTGGACCGGATCGATCTGTGCGCAGAGACAGTAAGATTGTCTTATGAGGCGCTGCGGGACAAGGGACCGGGAGAGAGCTCCGGGAAGATCCGGGAGCGGGTGTGCGCGGCCAGGGAGATCCAGAAGAGGCGCTACCGGGGCAGCAGGCGCCGCACTAACGCCGGACTTGCCGCCGGAGAGCTGGAGCTCTACTGCGCCCTGGGGCCTTCGGAGGAACATCTCCTTGAGGAGGCGTTCCACCGGCTGGATCTGACGGCCCGGACCTGCCACAAGATCCTGCGGGTGGCCCGGACCATCGCGGACCTGGAGGGGGAGGAGAAGATCCGCGCGCCTCATCTTATGGAGGCCATCGGCTACCGGACGGCAGGATACAAGTACAGGGGAGGTGACATTAGATGA
- the dprA gene encoding DNA-processing protein DprA: MMYEYWLGKIRGISGAKKRKLREYYGDARNIYYIEESRLKKDALLGEKELDILCEARKQDGVEEDYRKLMTAGIRFLPWFDGDYPRRLLKVPSPPYALYGKGRLPEDDRPSVAIVGARKCTPYGEQAALEFGEALARAGVQVVSGLARGIDGAAQRGALNGGGAVFGVLGCGVDVCYPREHIGLYTDIQRTGGLLSEYPPGTPPLPAHFPVRNRIISGLADQVLVMEAREKSGSLITADMALEQGRDVYALPGPFSSSLSRGCHQLIRQGAGILVSPEEFLWEIGQGKSLLKQKSDKNEKILESHENMLYSCLDFFPKSIDQLQDETTFAPGELLGLLTALELKGYAREVSKNYYVRVP, from the coding sequence ATGATGTATGAATACTGGCTTGGGAAGATCCGGGGGATCTCCGGGGCGAAAAAAAGAAAGCTGCGGGAATATTACGGGGACGCCCGGAACATATATTATATAGAAGAAAGCAGACTAAAGAAGGACGCCCTCCTGGGGGAGAAGGAGCTTGACATTCTGTGTGAGGCCAGGAAGCAGGATGGTGTGGAGGAGGATTACCGGAAGCTTATGACGGCAGGGATCCGCTTCCTCCCCTGGTTTGATGGAGATTATCCCCGCCGTCTTCTTAAGGTCCCGTCGCCGCCTTACGCCCTCTATGGGAAGGGGCGGCTGCCGGAGGATGACCGTCCCAGCGTGGCCATTGTGGGAGCGCGGAAATGTACGCCCTACGGGGAACAGGCGGCGCTGGAGTTTGGAGAAGCTCTGGCCCGGGCAGGGGTACAGGTAGTGAGCGGTCTGGCAAGAGGCATTGACGGGGCAGCCCAGCGGGGAGCATTAAATGGCGGCGGAGCAGTGTTTGGCGTGCTGGGTTGCGGGGTGGACGTCTGCTATCCCAGGGAGCACATCGGTCTTTATACGGATATCCAGAGGACGGGGGGACTTCTCTCGGAATATCCGCCGGGGACGCCGCCTCTTCCGGCGCATTTCCCGGTGCGCAACCGGATCATCAGCGGGCTTGCCGATCAGGTGCTGGTGATGGAGGCCAGAGAGAAAAGCGGATCCCTTATCACAGCGGACATGGCCCTGGAGCAGGGGAGGGATGTGTACGCCCTGCCGGGCCCTTTCTCCAGTTCCCTGAGCCGGGGCTGCCATCAGCTGATCCGCCAGGGCGCCGGGATCCTGGTGTCTCCGGAGGAGTTTCTATGGGAGATCGGGCAGGGAAAAAGCCTTTTGAAGCAAAAATCTGACAAAAATGAAAAAATACTTGAAAGTCATGAAAATATGTTGTATAGTTGTCTCGATTTCTTCCCGAAGAGCATAGATCAACTGCAAGATGAGACAACATTCGCCCCTGGAGAACTCCTGGGGCTTTTGACCGCACTGGAGTTGAAGGGCTATGCGCGGGAGGTTTCCAAGAATTATTATGTAAGGGTTCCCTGA
- the topA gene encoding type I DNA topoisomerase, which translates to MARYLVIVESPAKVKTIKKFLGKNYVVTASNGHVRDLPKSQMGVDVEHDFEPKYITIRGKGELLAGLRKEVKKADRIYLATDPDREGEAISWHLSKALNLEDKKTSRISFNEITKNAVKESLKHPREIDMNLVDAQQARRILDRIVGYKISPLLWAKVKRGLSAGRVQSVALRIIADREEEINAFIPEEYWTLEAQLRAPGEKKSVTARFYGTAGEKKTITSKEEMEKVLADLEDARYCVEEVKKGERTKKMPVPFTTSTLQQEASKALNFATAKTMRIAQQLYEGVDIKGNGTVGVITYLRTDSTRISEEADASVRSYVAQNYGQEFVAPANAGGGNGRNIQDAHEAIRPTDVTRTPAQMKDSLTRDQFRLYQLIWKRFVASRMQPARYETTSVRIVAGDYRFTVAASRILFEGFRTVYTEADEEKEEKNVLLGGLEKGMELTRESFESKQHFTQPPAHYTEAALVKTMEELGIGRPSTYAPTISTIIARRYVAKENKNLYLTELGEVVNHIMKQSFPSIVDVNFTANMEGLLDGVAEGKVSWKTIIENFYPDLEEAVEKAQEELKEVKIEDEVTDVICDQCGRNMVIKYGPHGKFLACPGFPECRNTKPYLEKIGVKCPLCGKDVVLRKTKKGRKYYGCEGNPDCEFMSWQKPSGKPCPRCGSYMVEKGNKLRCSNDQCGYVENKENSEKEEK; encoded by the coding sequence ATGGCACGCTATCTTGTCATTGTAGAGTCACCGGCCAAAGTAAAGACTATCAAGAAATTTCTGGGGAAAAATTATGTAGTCACCGCCTCCAACGGTCATGTGCGGGATCTTCCCAAGAGCCAGATGGGCGTCGACGTGGAGCATGATTTTGAACCCAAATACATCACCATCCGGGGAAAAGGAGAACTCCTGGCAGGACTGCGCAAGGAAGTGAAGAAGGCGGACCGGATCTATCTGGCAACCGACCCGGACCGGGAGGGAGAGGCCATCTCCTGGCATTTAAGTAAAGCGCTGAATCTGGAGGACAAGAAGACCAGCCGGATCAGTTTTAACGAGATCACCAAGAACGCGGTGAAGGAATCCCTGAAACATCCAAGGGAGATCGACATGAATCTGGTGGACGCCCAGCAGGCCCGCCGGATCCTGGACCGGATCGTGGGATACAAGATCAGCCCCCTTCTGTGGGCGAAGGTAAAACGGGGCCTGTCCGCCGGACGTGTCCAGTCGGTGGCCCTGCGGATCATCGCGGACCGGGAGGAAGAGATCAACGCATTTATCCCGGAGGAATACTGGACCCTGGAAGCCCAGCTGCGGGCGCCGGGGGAGAAGAAAAGCGTGACCGCAAGGTTTTATGGCACTGCCGGAGAGAAAAAGACGATCACTTCAAAAGAAGAGATGGAGAAGGTCCTGGCAGACCTGGAAGACGCCCGGTATTGTGTGGAAGAAGTAAAGAAGGGCGAGCGGACCAAGAAGATGCCCGTTCCCTTTACCACCAGTACCCTGCAGCAGGAGGCTTCCAAGGCGCTGAACTTCGCCACGGCCAAGACCATGCGGATCGCCCAGCAGCTCTATGAAGGCGTGGATATCAAAGGGAACGGCACCGTGGGCGTGATCACCTACCTGCGTACCGACTCCACCCGGATCTCCGAGGAGGCGGACGCCAGCGTGCGCTCTTACGTCGCCCAGAACTACGGACAGGAATTTGTGGCGCCGGCAAATGCAGGGGGCGGGAACGGACGGAACATCCAGGACGCCCACGAGGCTATCCGGCCTACAGATGTGACCCGCACACCGGCCCAGATGAAGGATTCTCTTACCAGAGACCAGTTCCGGCTCTATCAGCTGATCTGGAAGCGGTTTGTGGCCAGCCGGATGCAGCCGGCCAGATACGAGACTACTTCCGTGCGGATCGTGGCAGGCGACTACCGGTTTACTGTGGCGGCTTCCCGGATCCTGTTTGAAGGATTCCGCACGGTGTACACCGAGGCGGATGAGGAGAAGGAAGAGAAGAACGTGCTCCTTGGAGGACTGGAGAAGGGGATGGAACTGACCCGGGAGAGCTTTGAGAGCAAGCAGCATTTCACCCAGCCGCCGGCCCATTATACGGAGGCGGCCCTGGTAAAGACCATGGAAGAGCTGGGGATCGGGCGGCCCAGTACCTACGCGCCAACCATCTCTACCATCATCGCCCGCCGGTATGTGGCCAAGGAGAACAAGAATCTCTATCTGACGGAACTGGGAGAGGTTGTGAACCATATCATGAAGCAGTCCTTCCCCAGTATCGTGGACGTAAACTTTACCGCCAATATGGAGGGGCTCCTGGACGGAGTGGCAGAAGGAAAGGTGAGCTGGAAGACCATCATCGAGAACTTCTATCCGGACCTGGAGGAAGCGGTAGAGAAGGCCCAGGAGGAGCTTAAGGAAGTGAAGATCGAGGACGAGGTGACCGATGTGATCTGCGACCAGTGCGGCCGCAACATGGTGATCAAGTACGGGCCTCACGGGAAATTCCTGGCCTGCCCGGGATTCCCGGAATGCCGCAATACCAAGCCTTATCTGGAGAAGATCGGGGTCAAATGCCCGCTGTGCGGAAAAGACGTGGTGCTTCGAAAAACCAAGAAGGGAAGGAAGTACTATGGCTGCGAGGGCAATCCGGACTGCGAGTTCATGTCCTGGCAGAAGCCTTCCGGAAAGCCGTGTCCAAGATGCGGTTCTTACATGGTGGAAAAGGGAAATAAACTGCGCTGCAGCAATGATCAGTGTGGTTATGTAGAAAATAAAGAAAATTCTGAAAAAGAGGAAAAATAA